One Pseudodesulfovibrio cashew DNA window includes the following coding sequences:
- a CDS encoding cadherin-like domain-containing protein, whose protein sequence is MTNTLYIQLTDGGVINTPPQGQETVAYTLPADGVVSFGFDLADAIFSGNGEDLIITTENSTIILEGYRLAAQQGVIPSFALQGGEVVAGDVYLFAFNEPDVTETAAGGHASSGGINTYTDDSGTLFHSLESLSGGSDPSFSRTATEDRQLAASDTLTAESGTGNSNAPSINGTLDITMDEDGTYIIHDTDILSLVSDPDPGAFVGVTDLSISGGELTEVRDANGNLQYWTFVPDQNFNGTLDINFTVSDTVFSTSGTGTLEVLPVNDDPTVSDTAALSMDEDSGSITISEADILAGADDIDGDTVSVATIALANAGDGTLTDNGDGTWTFTPAANFNGTVDYSFTVTDGAGGEATGSGSVVVAAVNDDPTVSDTAALSMDEDSGSITISEADILAGAADIDGDTVSVATIALTNAGDGTLTDNGDGTWTFTPAANFNGTVDYSFTVTDGAGGEATGSGSVVVAAVNDDPTVSDTAALSMDEDSGSITISEADILAGADDIDGDTVSVATIALANAGDGTLTDNGDGTWTFTPAANFNGTVDYSFTVTDGAGGEATGSGSVVVAAVNDDPTVSDTAALSMDEDSGSITISEADILAGAADIDGDTVSVATIALTNAGDGTLTDNGDGTWTFTPAANFNGTVDYSFTVTDGAGGEATGSGSVVVAAVNDDPTVSDTAALSMDEDSGSITISEADILAGADDIDGDTVSVATIALANAGDGTLTDNGDGTWTFTPAANFNGTVDYSFTVTDGAGGEATGSGSVVVAAVNDDPTVSDTAALSMDEDSGSITISEADILAGADDIDGDTVSVATIALANAGDGTLTDNGDGTWTFTPAANFNGTVDYSFTVTDGAGGEATGSGSVVVAAVNDDPTVSDTAALSMDEDSGSITISEADILAGAADIDGDTVSVAAIALANAGDGTLTDNGDGTWTFTPAANFNGTVDYSFTVTDGEGGEATGSGSVVVAAVNDDPTVSDTAALSMDEDSGSITISEADILAGADDIDGDTVSVATIALANAGDGTLTDNGDGTWTFTPAANFNGTVDYSFTVTDGAGGEATGSGSVVVAAVNDDPTVSDTAALSMDEDSGSITISEADILAGAADIDGDTVSVATIALTNAGDGTLTDNGDGTWTFTPAANFNGTVDYSFTVTDGAGGEATGSGSVVVAAVNDDPTVSDTAALSMDEDSGSITISEADILAGADDIDGDTVSVATIALANAGDGTLTDNGDGTWTFTPAANFNGTVDYSFTVTDGAGGEATGSGSVVVAAVNDDPTVSDTAALSMDEDSGSITISEADILAGAADIDGDTVSVATIALTNAGDGTLTDNGDGTWTFTPAANFNGTVDYSFTVTDGAGGEATGSGSVVVAAVNDDPTVSDTAALSMDEDSGSITISEADILAGADDIDGDTVSVATIALANAGDGTLTDNGDGTWTFTPAANFNGTVDYSFTVTDGAGGEATGSGSVVVAAVNDDPTVSDTAALSMDEDSGSITISEADILAGADDIDGDTVSVATIALANAGDGTLTDNGDGTWTFTPAANFNGTVDYSFTVTDGAGGEATGSGSVVVAAVNDDPTVSDTAALSMDEDSGSITISEADILAGAADIDGDTVSVAAIALANAGDGTLTDNGDGTWTFTPAANFNGTVDYSFTVTDGEGGEATGSGSVVVAAVNDDPTVSDTAALSMDEDSGSITISEADILAGADDIDGDTVSVATIALANAGDGTLTDNGDGTWTFTPAANFNGTVDYSFTVTDGAGGEATGSGSVVVAAVNDDPTVSDTAALSMDEDSGSITISEADILAGAADIDGDTVSVATIALTNAGDGTLTDNGDGTWTFTPAANFNGTVDYSFTVTDGAGGEATGSGSVVVAAVNDDPTVSDTAALSMDEDSGSITISEADILAGAADIDGDTVSVAAIALANAGDGTLTDNGDGTWTFTPAANFNGTVDYSFTVTDGEGGEATGSGSVVVAAVNDDPTVSDTAALSMDEDSGSITISEADILAGADDIDGDTVSVATIALANAGDGTLTDNGDGTWTFTPAANFNGTVDYSFTVTDGAGGEATGSGSVVVAAVNDDPTVSDTAALSMDEDSGSITISEADILAGADDIDGDTVSVATIALANAGDGTLTDNGDGTWTFTPAANFNGTVDYSFTVTDGAGGEATGSGSVVVAAVNDDPTVSDTAALSMDEDSGSITISEADILAGAADIDGDTVSVATIALTNAGDGTLTDNGDGTWTFTPAANFNGTVDYSFTVTDGAGGEATGSGSVVVAAVNDDPTVSDTAALSMDEDSGSITISEADILAGADDIDGDTVSVATIALANAGDGTLTDNGDGTWTFTPAANFNGTVDYSFTVTDGAGGEATGSGSVVVAAVNDDPTVSDTAALSMDEDSGSITISEADILAGADDIDGDTVSVATIALANAGDGTLTDNGDGTWTFTPAANFNGTVDYSFTVTDGAGGEATGSGSVVVAAVNDDPTVSDTAALSMDEDSGSITISEADILAGADDIDGDTVSVATIALANAGDGTLTDNGDGTWTFTPAANFNGTVDYSFTVTDGAGGEATGSGSVVVAAVNDDPTVSDTAALSMDEDSGSITISEADILAGAADIDGDTVSVATIALTNAGDGTLTDNGDGTWTFTPAANFNGTVDYSFTVTDGAGGEATGSGSVVVAAVNDDPTVSDTAALSMDEDSGSITISEADILAGADDIDGDTVSVATIALANAGDGTLTDNGDGTWTFTPAANFNGTVDYSFTVTDGAGGEATGSGSVVVAAVNDDPTVSDTAALSMDEDSGSITISEADILAGADDIDGDTVSVATIALANAGDGTLTDNGDGTWTFTPAANFNGTVDYSFTVTDGAGGEATGSGSVVVAAVNDDPTVSDTAALSMDEDSGSITISEADILAGADDIDGDTVSVATIALANAGDGTLTDNGDGTWTFTPAANFNGTVDYSFTVTDGAGGEATGSGSVVVAAVNDDPTVSDTAALSMDEDSGSITISEADILAGAADIDGDTVSVATIALANAGDGTLTDNGDGTWTFTPAQNFNGTVDYSFTVTDGAGGEATGSGSVVVAAVNDDPVAVDDEFGTITVQPGHTISVDTPIGSEPHDVVQQWAESGVNVRIFTGNALEQDSWTTNPAMQISGKNVNADYTQGAEYAGLGISSPGDIDGGEIDILRGFEWYENNYNEVMTVSFDEGKETVSLELAALFDGIRYDDGNVETARIAVYGEPTGDSDQPTLLGYLDVRADDNGQVIIHGADESHGDQILGTASVTQGEYDGLVDIVLESSDFGGHDITMVALTPLDNFSLLSQANNSDFLLKSVTATTGPSVEGTYTEGETIHLTTADLLASDSDADGDILSVASVGSAANGTVSMDEDGNITFTPDDGFFGRATFEYTVEDGNGGTDTATVTLNIAPANAVEVTGQNVVFEDQHAGYHNMLGIYSVVNGKPSDPEIILNDSRDASMIGEVLKTFAGDEDVRFFLIPDGASHDLDGEGRLDFVQSHGHWELSVSSTDGHTEYVDVQFDDPAFNSRFEEATFDLPTGMRAGLSVDPGETEIVHTDDQTSWFDDDDFDDLTISLSGSESGVFNGTDGDDAAMGADGNDTLYGEGGDDFLSGDAGNDLLVGGDGDDILLGGDGNDTIHGGAGSDLINGGAGDDFIAPESGGDSITTGEGADTLFIDHSVLDNGGGDIVVNDFQLGNDALELGEGMTVKDITSGSDNSINYTEVLVGDEHGNDVVVRLLGVSQTDISSHQSDVAAEHQGDDLIQYIIDSGNNC, encoded by the coding sequence ATGACCAATACATTATATATCCAACTCACGGATGGCGGCGTCATCAATACGCCCCCTCAAGGCCAAGAGACCGTAGCCTACACGCTGCCCGCCGACGGGGTAGTCTCCTTTGGCTTTGACCTCGCGGATGCCATTTTCAGCGGCAATGGTGAAGATCTGATCATCACGACAGAAAATTCAACCATAATCCTAGAAGGTTATCGATTAGCCGCCCAACAAGGCGTCATCCCGTCTTTCGCATTGCAGGGAGGAGAGGTCGTCGCAGGTGACGTCTATCTTTTCGCCTTCAACGAGCCTGACGTGACCGAAACCGCGGCTGGAGGACACGCTTCCAGCGGTGGCATCAACACCTACACCGATGACAGCGGGACCCTGTTCCATAGCTTGGAAAGCCTGTCAGGCGGAAGCGACCCCAGTTTTTCCCGCACAGCTACCGAAGACAGGCAGCTTGCGGCATCCGACACTCTCACGGCAGAGTCTGGGACTGGGAACTCCAATGCGCCCTCCATCAACGGGACTCTGGATATCACCATGGATGAGGACGGGACCTACATTATCCATGACACCGACATCCTCTCTCTGGTCAGCGACCCTGACCCCGGTGCCTTTGTTGGCGTCACGGATCTGAGTATCTCGGGTGGAGAACTCACTGAAGTGCGGGATGCCAATGGCAACCTGCAATACTGGACTTTTGTCCCCGACCAAAATTTCAACGGCACCCTGGACATCAACTTCACGGTCAGCGACACGGTTTTCTCTACCTCGGGCACCGGCACCCTGGAGGTGCTGCCGGTCAACGACGACCCGACGGTCTCCGACACCGCGGCGCTGTCCATGGACGAGGACTCCGGTTCCATCACCATCAGTGAGGCCGACATCCTGGCAGGCGCTGACGACATCGACGGCGACACCGTGTCCGTGGCAACCATCGCCCTGGCCAACGCCGGCGACGGCACCCTGACCGACAACGGCGACGGCACCTGGACCTTCACCCCGGCAGCCAACTTCAACGGCACCGTGGATTACTCCTTCACCGTCACCGACGGCGCGGGCGGCGAGGCCACCGGCTCCGGCTCGGTGGTAGTGGCGGCGGTCAACGACGACCCGACCGTCTCCGACACCGCGGCGCTGTCCATGGACGAGGATTCCGGTTCCATCACCATCAGCGAGGCCGACATCCTGGCCGGCGCGGCCGATATCGACGGCGACACCGTGTCCGTGGCGACCATCGCCCTGACCAACGCAGGCGACGGCACCCTGACCGACAACGGCGACGGCACCTGGACCTTCACCCCGGCCGCCAACTTCAACGGCACCGTGGACTACTCCTTCACCGTCACCGACGGCGCGGGCGGCGAGGCCACCGGCTCCGGCTCGGTGGTGGTGGCGGCGGTCAACGACGACCCGACGGTCTCCGACACCGCAGCGCTGTCCATGGACGAGGATTCCGGTTCCATCACCATCAGCGAGGCCGACATCCTGGCAGGCGCTGACGACATCGACGGCGACACCGTGTCCGTGGCAACCATCGCCCTGGCCAACGCAGGCGACGGCACCCTGACCGACAACGGCGACGGCACCTGGACTTTCACCCCGGCAGCCAACTTCAACGGCACCGTGGATTACTCCTTCACCGTCACCGACGGCGCGGGCGGCGAGGCCACCGGCTCCGGCTCGGTGGTAGTGGCGGCGGTCAACGACGACCCGACCGTCTCCGACACCGCGGCGCTGTCCATGGACGAGGATTCCGGTTCCATCACCATCAGCGAGGCCGACATCCTGGCCGGCGCGGCCGATATCGACGGCGACACCGTGTCCGTGGCGACCATCGCCCTGACCAACGCAGGCGACGGCACCCTGACCGACAACGGCGACGGCACCTGGACCTTCACCCCGGCCGCCAACTTCAACGGCACCGTGGACTACTCCTTCACCGTCACCGACGGCGCGGGCGGCGAGGCCACCGGCTCCGGCTCGGTGGTGGTGGCGGCGGTCAACGACGACCCGACGGTCTCCGACACCGCAGCGCTGTCCATGGACGAGGATTCCGGTTCCATCACCATCAGCGAGGCCGACATCCTGGCAGGCGCTGACGACATCGACGGCGACACCGTGTCCGTGGCAACCATCGCCCTGGCCAACGCAGGCGACGGCACCCTGACCGACAACGGCGACGGCACCTGGACTTTCACCCCGGCAGCCAACTTCAACGGCACCGTGGACTACTCCTTCACCGTCACCGACGGCGCGGGCGGCGAGGCCACCGGCTCCGGCTCGGTGGTAGTGGCGGCGGTCAACGACGACCCGACGGTCTCCGACACCGCAGCGCTGTCCATGGACGAGGACTCCGGTTCCATCACCATCAGCGAGGCCGACATCCTGGCAGGCGCTGACGACATCGACGGCGACACCGTGTCCGTGGCAACCATCGCCCTGGCCAACGCGGGCGACGGCACCCTGACCGACAACGGCGACGGCACCTGGACTTTCACCCCGGCAGCCAACTTCAACGGCACCGTGGACTACTCCTTCACCGTCACCGACGGCGCGGGCGGCGAGGCCACCGGCTCCGGCTCGGTGGTGGTGGCGGCGGTCAACGACGACCCGACGGTCTCCGACACCGCGGCGCTGTCCATGGACGAGGATTCCGGTTCCATCACCATCAGCGAGGCCGACATCCTGGCCGGCGCGGCCGACATCGACGGCGACACCGTGTCCGTGGCGGCCATCGCCCTGGCCAACGCAGGCGACGGCACCCTGACCGACAACGGCGACGGCACCTGGACCTTTACCCCGGCCGCCAACTTCAACGGCACCGTGGACTACTCCTTCACCGTCACCGACGGCGAGGGCGGCGAAGCCACCGGCTCCGGCTCGGTGGTGGTCGCAGCGGTCAACGACGACCCGACGGTCTCCGACACCGCAGCGCTGTCCATGGACGAGGATTCCGGTTCCATCACCATCAGTGAGGCCGACATCCTGGCAGGCGCTGACGACATCGACGGCGACACCGTGTCCGTGGCAACCATCGCCCTGGCCAACGCCGGCGACGGCACCCTGACCGACAACGGCGACGGCACCTGGACCTTCACCCCGGCAGCCAACTTCAACGGCACCGTGGATTACTCCTTCACCGTCACCGACGGCGCGGGCGGCGAGGCCACCGGCTCCGGCTCGGTGGTAGTGGCGGCGGTCAACGACGACCCGACCGTCTCCGACACCGCGGCGCTGTCCATGGACGAGGATTCCGGTTCCATCACCATCAGCGAGGCCGACATCCTGGCCGGCGCGGCCGATATCGACGGCGACACCGTGTCCGTGGCGACCATCGCCCTGACCAACGCAGGCGACGGCACCCTGACCGACAACGGCGACGGCACCTGGACCTTCACCCCGGCCGCCAACTTCAACGGCACCGTGGACTACTCCTTCACCGTCACCGACGGCGCGGGCGGCGAGGCCACCGGCTCCGGCTCGGTGGTGGTGGCGGCGGTCAACGACGACCCGACGGTCTCCGACACCGCAGCGCTGTCCATGGACGAGGATTCCGGTTCCATCACCATCAGCGAGGCCGACATCCTGGCAGGCGCTGACGACATCGACGGCGACACCGTGTCCGTGGCAACCATCGCCCTGGCCAACGCAGGCGACGGCACCCTGACCGACAACGGCGACGGCACCTGGACTTTCACCCCGGCAGCCAACTTCAACGGCACCGTGGATTACTCCTTCACCGTCACCGACGGCGCGGGCGGCGAGGCCACCGGCTCCGGCTCGGTGGTAGTGGCGGCGGTCAACGACGACCCGACCGTCTCCGACACCGCGGCGCTGTCCATGGACGAGGATTCCGGTTCCATCACCATCAGCGAGGCCGACATCCTGGCCGGCGCGGCCGATATCGACGGCGACACCGTGTCCGTGGCGACCATCGCCCTGACCAACGCAGGCGACGGCACCCTGACCGACAACGGCGACGGCACCTGGACCTTCACCCCGGCCGCCAACTTCAACGGCACCGTGGACTACTCCTTCACCGTCACCGACGGCGCGGGCGGCGAGGCCACCGGCTCCGGCTCGGTGGTGGTGGCGGCGGTCAACGACGACCCGACGGTCTCCGACACCGCAGCGCTGTCCATGGACGAGGATTCCGGTTCCATCACCATCAGCGAGGCCGACATCCTGGCAGGCGCTGACGACATCGACGGCGACACCGTGTCCGTGGCAACCATCGCCCTGGCCAACGCAGGCGACGGCACCCTGACCGACAACGGCGACGGCACCTGGACTTTCACCCCGGCAGCCAACTTCAACGGCACCGTGGACTACTCCTTCACCGTCACCGACGGCGCGGGCGGCGAGGCCACCGGCTCCGGCTCGGTGGTAGTGGCGGCGGTCAACGACGACCCGACGGTCTCCGACACCGCAGCGCTGTCCATGGACGAGGACTCCGGTTCCATCACCATCAGCGAGGCCGACATCCTGGCAGGCGCTGACGACATCGACGGCGACACCGTGTCCGTGGCAACCATCGCCCTGGCCAACGCGGGCGACGGCACCCTGACCGACAACGGCGACGGCACCTGGACTTTCACCCCGGCAGCCAACTTCAACGGCACCGTGGACTACTCCTTCACCGTCACCGACGGCGCGGGCGGCGAGGCCACCGGCTCCGGCTCGGTGGTGGTGGCGGCGGTCAACGACGACCCGACGGTCTCCGACACCGCGGCGCTGTCCATGGACGAGGATTCCGGTTCCATCACCATCAGCGAGGCCGACATCCTGGCCGGCGCGGCCGACATCGACGGCGACACCGTGTCCGTGGCGGCCATCGCCCTGGCCAACGCAGGCGACGGCACCCTGACCGACAACGGCGACGGCACCTGGACCTTTACCCCGGCCGCCAACTTCAACGGCACCGTGGACTACTCCTTCACCGTCACCGACGGCGAGGGCGGCGAAGCCACCGGCTCCGGCTCGGTGGTGGTCGCAGCGGTCAACGACGACCCGACGGTCTCCGACACCGCAGCGCTGTCCATGGACGAGGATTCCGGTTCCATCACCATCAGTGAGGCCGACATCCTGGCAGGCGCTGACGACATCGACGGCGACACCGTGTCCGTGGCAACCATCGCCCTGGCCAACGCCGGCGACGGCACCCTGACCGACAACGGCGACGGCACCTGGACCTTCACCCCGGCAGCCAACTTCAACGGCACCGTGGATTACTCCTTCACCGTCACCGACGGCGCGGGCGGCGAGGCCACCGGCTCCGGCTCGGTGGTAGTGGCGGCGGTCAACGACGACCCGACCGTCTCCGACACCGCGGCGCTGTCCATGGACGAGGATTCCGGTTCCATCACCATCAGCGAGGCCGACATCCTGGCCGGCGCGGCCGATATCGACGGCGACACCGTGTCCGTGGCGACCATCGCCCTGACCAACGCAGGCGACGGCACCCTGACCGACAACGGCGACGGCACCTGGACCTTCACCCCGGCCGCCAACTTCAACGGCACCGTGGACTACTCCTTCACCGTCACCGACGGCGCGGGCGGCGAGGCCACCGGCTCCGGCTCGGTGGTGGTGGCGGCGGTCAACGACGACCCGACGGTCTCCGACACCGCAGCGCTGTCCATGGACGAGGATTCCGGTTCCATCACCATCAGCGAGGCCGACATCCTGGCCGGCGCGGCCGACATCGACGGCGACACCGTGTCCGTGGCGGCCATCGCCCTGGCCAACGCAGGCGACGGCACCCTGACCGACAACGGCGACGGCACCTGGACCTTTACCCCGGCCGCCAACTTCAACGGCACCGTGGACTACTCCTTCACCGTCACCGACGGCGAGGGCGGCGAAGCCACCGGCTCCGGCTCGGTGGTGGTCGCAGCGGTCAACGACGACCCGACGGTCTCCGACACCGCGGCGCTGTCCATGGACGAGGACTCCGGTTCCATCACCATCAGCGAGGCCGACATCCTGGCAGGCGCTGACGATATCGACGGCGACACCGTGTCCGTGGCGACCATCGCCCTGGCCAATGCGGGCGACGGCACCCTGACCGACAACGGCGACGGCACCTGGACCTTTACCCCGGCCGCCAACTTCAATGGCACCGTGGATTACTCCTTCACCGTCACCGACGGCGCGGGCGGCGAGGCCACCGGCTCCGGCTCGGTGGTAGTGGCGGCAGTCAACGACGACCCGACGGTCTCCGACACCGCGGCGCTGTCCATGGACGAGGACTCCGGTTCCATCACCATCAGTGAGGCCGACATCCTGGCAGGCGCTGACGACATCGACGGCGACACCGTGTCCGTGGCAACCATCGCCCTGGCCAACGCCGGCGACGGCACCCTGACCGACAACGGCGACGGCACCTGGACCTTCACCCCGGCAGCCAACTTCAACGGCACCGTGGATTACTCCTTCACCGTCACCGACGGCGCGGGCGGCGAGGCCACCGGCTCCGGCTCGGTGGTAGTGGCGGCGGTCAACGACGACCCGACCGTCTCCGACACCGCGGCGCTGTCCATGGACGAGGATTCCGGTTCCATCACCATCAGCGAGGCCGACATCCTGGCCGGCGCGGCCGATATCGACGGCGACACCGTGTCCGTGGCGACCATCGCCCTGACCAACGCAGGCGACGGCACCCTGACCGACAACGGCGACGGCACCTGGACCTTCACCCCGGCCGCCAACTTCAACGGCACCGTGGACTACTCCTTCACCGTCACCGACGGCGCGGGCGGCGAGGCCACCGGCTCCGGCTCGGTGGTGGTGGCGGCGGTCAACGACGACCCGACGGTCTCCGACACCGCAGCGCTGTCCATGGACGAGGATTCCGGTTCCATCACCATCAGCGAGGCCGACATCCTGGCAGGCGCTGACGACATCGACGGCGACACCGTGTCCGTGGCAACCATCGCCCTGGCCAACGCAGGCGACGGCACCCTGACCGACAACGGCGACGGCACCTGGACTTTCACCCCGGCAGCCAACTTCAACGGCACCGTGGACTACTCCTTCACCGTCACCGACGGCGCGGGCGGCGAGGCCACCGGCTCCGGCTCGGTGGTAGTGGCGGCGGTCAACGACGACCCGACGGTCTCCGACACCGCGGCGCTGTCCATGGACGAGGACTCCGGTTCCATCACCATCAGCGAGGCCGACATCCTGGCAGGCGCTGACGACATCGACGGCGACACCGTGTCCGTGGCAACCATCGCCCTGGCCAATGCCGGCGACGGCACCCTGACCGACAACGGCGACGGCACCTGGACCTTTACCCCGGCCGCCAACTTCAACGGCACCGTGGACTACTCCTTCACCGTGACCGACGGCGCGGGCGGCGAGGCCACCGGCTCCGGCTCGGTGGTAGTGGCGGCTGTCAACGACGACCCGACGGTCTCCGACACCGCGGCGCTGTCCATGGACGAGGACTCCGGTTCCATCACCATCAGTGAGGCCGACATCCTGGCAGGCGCTGACGACATCGACGGCGACACCGTGTCCGTGGCAACCATCGCCCTGGCCAACGCCGGCGACGGCACCCTGACCGACAACGGCGACGGCACCTGGACCTTCACCCCGGCAGCCAACTTCAACGGCACCGTGGATTACTCCTTCACCGTCACCGACGGCGCGGGCGGCGAGGCCACCGGCTCCGGCTCGGTGGTAGTGGCGGCGGTCAACGACGACCCGACCGTCTCCGACACCGCGGCGCTGTCCATGGACGAGGATTCCGGTTCCATCACCATCAGCGAGGCCGACATCCTGGCCGGCGCGGCCGATATCGACGGCGACACCGTGTCCGTGGCGACCATCGCCCTGACCAACGCAGGCGACGGCACCCTGACCGACAACGGCGACGGCACCTGGACCTTCACCCCGGCCGCCAACTTCAACGGCACCGTGGACTACTCCTTCACCGTCACCGACGGCGCGGGCGGCGAGGCCACCGGCTCCGGCTCGGTGGTGGTGGCGGCGGTCAACGACGACCCGACGGTCTCCGACACCGCAGCGCTGTCCATGGACGAGGATTCCGGTTCCATCACCATCAGCGAGGCCGACATCCTGGCAGGCGCTGACGACATCGACGGCGACACCGTGTCCGTGGCAACCATCGCCCTGGCCAACGCAGGCGACGGCACCCTGACCGACAACGGCGACGGCACCTGGACTTTCACCCCGGCAGCCAACTTCAACGGCACCGTGGACTACTCCTTCACCGTCACCGACGGCGCGGGCGGCGAGGCCACCGGCTCCGGCTCGGTGGTAGTGGCGGCGGTCAACGACGACCCGACGGTCTCCGACACCGCGGCGCTGTCCATGGACGAGGACTCCGGTTCCATCACCATCAGCGAGGCCGACATCCTGGCAGGCGCTGACGACATCGACGGCGACACCGTGTCCGTGGCAACCATCGCCCTGGCCAATGCCGGCGACGGCACCCTGACCGACAACGGCGACGGCACCTGGACCTTTACCCCGGCCGCCAACTTCAACGGCACCGTGGACTACTCCTTCACCGTGACCGACGGCGCGGGCGGCGAGGCCACCGGCTCCGGCTCGGTGGTAGTGGCGGCTGTCAACGACGACCCGACGGTCTCCGACACCGCGGCGCTGTCCATGGACGAGGACTCCGGTTCCATCACCATCAGCGAGGCCGACATCCTGGCAGGCGCTGACGATATCGACGGCGACACCGTGTCCGTGGCGACCATCGCCCTGGCCAATGCCGGCGACGGCACCCTGACCGACAACGGCGACGGCACCTGGACCTTTACCCCGGCCGCCAACTTCAACGGCACCGTGGACTACTCCTTCACCGTGACTGACGGCGCGGGCGGCGAGGCCACCGGCTCCGGCTCGGTCGTGGTCGCAGCGGTCAACGACGACCCGACGGTCTCCGACACCGCGGCGCTGTCCATGGACGAGGACTCCGGTTCCATCACCATCAGCGAGGCCGACATCCTGGCCGGTGCGGCCGACATCGACGGCGACACCGTGTCCGTGGCGACCATCGCCCTGGCCAATGCGGGCGACGGCACCCTGACCGACAACGGCGACGGCACCTGGACCTTTACTCCCGCTCAGAACTTCAACGGCACCGTGGACTACTCCTTCACCGTGACTGACGGCGCGGGCGGCGAGGCCACCGGCTCCGGCTCGGTCGTGGTCGCAGCGGTCAACGACGACCCCGTTGCGGTAGACGACGAGTTCGGCACGATTACCGTGCAGCCCGGCCACACCATCAGCGTCGACACCCCCATAGGAAGCGAGCCGCATGACGTGGTACAGCAGTGGGCTGAATCCGGCGTCAATGTCCGGATCTTCACGGGTAATGCGTTGGAGCAGGATTCCTGGACAACCAACCCGGCCATGCAGATCAGCGGCAAGAATGTAAACGCGGACTATACCCAGGGCGCGGAATATGCCGGGCTCGGCATATCCTCCCCGGGGGACATCGACGGCGGCGAGATCGACATCTTGCGCGGGTTCGAATGGTATGAAAACAATTACAACGAAGTGATGACTGTCTCCTTCGACGAAGGCAAGGAAACAGTCTCCCTTGAGCTGGCCGCCCTGTTCGACGGAATCCGCTATGACGACGGGAACGTCGAGACGGCCCGCATAGCGGTCTATGGCGAACCTACCGGCGACAGCGATCAGCCCACCCTTCTCGGTTATCTGGATGTACGGGCGGATGACAACGGACAAGTTATCATCCACGGCGCGGACGAGAGCCACGGCGACCAGATCCTGGGCACTGCCAGCGTCACCCAAGGCGAATACGACGGATTAGTGGATATCGTGCTCGAGTCCTCCGACTTTGGCGGACACGACATCACCATGGTGGCCCTGACCCCCCTGGACAACTTCAGCCTTTTGTCCCAGGCAAACAATTCGGACTTCCTGCTGAAGTCCGTAACCGCCACCACCGGCCCCTCGGTGGAGGGCACTTACACTGAAGGCGAGACCATCCACCTCACCACTGCGGACCTGCTCGCTTCCGACTCCGATGCGGACGGGGATATTCTCTCCGTGGCCAGCGTGGGCAGCGCCGCCAACGGCACCGTCTCCATGGATGAGGACGGCAACATCACCTTCACACCTGACGACGGCTTCTTCGGCAGGGCCACCTTCGAGTATACGGTCGAGGATGGCAATGGCGGAACGGACACTGCAACCGTAACCCTGAACATCGCTCCGGCAAATGCGGTGGAGGTCACGGGCCAGAATGTTGTCTTCGAGGATCAGCATGCGGGCTATCACAACATGCTCGGCATCTACTCCGTGGTCAACGGCAAGCCCTCCGACCCTGAAATCATTCTCAATGACAGCCGGGACGCAAGTATGATCGGTGAAGTGCTCAAGACCTTTGCCGGTGACGAGGATGTCCGTTTCTTCCTCATCCCCGACGGAGCAAGCCATGACCTGGACGGCGAAGGCCGCCTCGACTTTGTCCAGTCCCATGGGCACTGGGAGCTGTCCGTGTCAAGCACTGACGGGCATACGGAATACGTGGATGTGCAGTTCGACGACCCGGCATTCAACAGCCGCTTTGAGGAGGCCACATTCGACCTGCCCACCGGAATGCGTGCGGGCCTTTCCGTGGATCCGGGCGAGACGGAGATTGTGCACACGGACGATCAGACCAGCTGGTTCGACGATGACGACTTTGACGATCTGACGATTTCGCTCTCCGGCTCCGAAAGCGGCGTATTCAACGGCACGGACGGGGATGACGCGGCCATGGGCGCCGACGGCAACGACACCCTCTATGGGGAAGGCGGCGACGACTTCCTCTCGGGTGACGCGGGCAATGACCTGCTCGTCGGCGGGGACGGCGACGACATCCTCCTGGGTGGGGATGGCAACGACACTATCCATGGCGGCGCAGGCAGCGACCTCATTAACGGCGGTGCAGGCGATGACTTCATCGCGCCCGAAAGCGGCGGCGACTCCATCACCACCGGTGAGGGCGCCGACACGCTGTTCATCGACCATTCCGTCCTGGACAACGGCGGAGGCGACATCGTGGTCAACGACTTCCAGCTGGGCAACGACGCCCTGGAGCTGGGTGAAGGGATGACCGTCAAGGACATCACCTCGGGCAGCGACAACTCCATCAACTACACCGAGGTCCTCGTCGGCGACGAGCACGGAAACGACGTGGTGGTCAGGTTGCTTGGCGTAAGCCAGACCGACATCTCGTCCCACCAGTCCGACGTGGCTGCGGAACACCAGGGAGACGATCTGATCCAATACATCATCGACTCCGGCAACAACTGCTGA